Within the Pseudomonas oryzae genome, the region GCACGATGCCGTGCGCCTCGTTGAAGGCGATCTGCTTGGCGCGGCGCCGCTCGGTCTCGTCGATGGCGCGCTGCATCGAGCCGGTCACGTGGTCGGCGTAGAGGATCGCCCGGCCGTTGAGGTTGCGCGCGGCGCGGCCGATGGTCTGGATCAGCGAGCGCTCGCTGCGCAGGAAGCCCTCCTTGTCGGCGTCGAGGATCGCCACCAGCGACACCTCGGGCATGTCCAGTCCCTCGCGCAGCAGGTTGATACCGACCAGCACGTCGAAGGCGCCGGTACGCAGGTCGCGGATGATCTCCACCCGCTCCACGGTGTCGATGTCCGAGTGCAGGTAGCGCACCTTGACGTCGTGGTCGCCCAGGTAGTCGGTGAGGTCCTCGGCCATCCGCTTGGTCAGGGTGGTGACCAGCACGCGCTCGCCGGCGGCCACGCACTTGCGGATCTCCGAGAGCAGGTCGTCGACCTGGGTGGTCGCCGGGCGCACCTCCAGCTGTGGGTCGACCAGGCCGGTGGGGCGCACCACCTGCTCGATCACCCGCCCGGCATGCTCGCCCTCGTAGGGGCCGGGAGTCGCGGAGACGAAGATGGTCTGCGGGCTGATCGCCTCCCACTCCTCGAAGCGCAGTGGGCGGTTGTCCAGCGCCGAGGGCAGGCGGAAGCCGTACTCGACCAGGGTTTCCTTGCGCGAGCGGTCGCCCTTGAACATGGCGCCGACCTGCGGCACGGTGACGTGCGACTCGTCGATCACCAGCAGGGCGTTGTCCGGCAGGTAATCGTAGAGGGTCGGCGGCGCCTCGCCCGGCGCGCGGCCGGACAGGTAGCGCGAGTAGTTCTCGATGCCGTTGCAGTAGCCCAGTTCGAGGATCATCTCCAGGTCGAAGCGGGTGCGCTGCTCCAGGCGCTGCGCCTCGACCAGCTTGTCGTGAGTGCGCAGGTACTCCAGACGGTCCTTGAGCTCGACCTTGATCTGCTCCACCGCCTCCAGCAGGGTCTCGCGCGGAGTGACGTAGTGGCTCTTGGGATAGAAGGTGAAGCGCGGCAGCTTGCGGATCACCTCGCCGGTCAGCGGATCGAAGGCGGCGATGCTCTCCACCTCGTCGTCGAACAGCTCGATGCGGATCGCCTCCAGCTCGGATTCGGCGGGGAAGATGTCGATCACGTCGCCGCGCACGCGGAAGGTGGCGCGGGCGAAGTCCATGTCGTTGCGGGTGTACTGCAGCTCGGCGAGGCGGCGCAGCAGCGCGCGCTGGTCGAGGTGGTCGCCACGGTCGACGTGCAGGACCATCTTCAGGTAGCTGGCGGGATCGCCGAGGCCGTAGATCGACGACACGGTGGCGACGATGATCGCGTCCGGCCGCTCGAGCAGCGCCTTGGTCGCCGACAGGCGCATCTGCTCGATGTGATCGTTGATCGAGGCGTCCTTCTCGATGTAGGTGTCCGAGGACGGCACGTAGGCTTCCGGCTGGTAGTAGTCGTAGTAGGAGACGAAGTACTCCACCGCGTTGTCCGGGAAGAAGCTCCTGAACTCGCCGTACAGCTGCGCCGCCAGGGTCTTGTTGGGCGCGAGGATCAGCGTCGGCCGCTGCACCCTGGCGATCACGTTGGCGATGCTGAAGGTCTTGCCCGAACCGGTCACGCCGAGCAGGGTCTGGTGCGACAGGCCGGCCTCCAGGCCCTCGACCATCTGGCGGATCGCCTCCGGCTGATCGCCGGCCGGCTTGAAGCGGGTGACTAGCTTGAACCTGGACATGAGAACCCTCGAAGAAGCGCAACCGTCCTCGCCAGACGGCGTGATGCACCGGACATGGCCACCGACCGCCGGGCCGGATGCCGCCCGGCCGATCCCGTGCGCCAGTTTGTCGCACGAATGGCCATTTTCGCCGCACCAGTATATCGCTCTGCCGGACAGCCCCACCTATAATGTCGCCCCGTCTGCGCAACCCCTGGCCCGGTGATGGCCGGGCGTTGCATCGCCCGTCACCTTCATACTCACAGAGCTGCCGCACATGAGTCTGTTCTCCGCCGTCGAAATGGCGCCCCGCGACCCCATCCTGGGCCTCAACGAAGCCTTCAACGCCGACACCCGCCCGGGCAAGATCAACCTGGGCGTGGGCGTGTACTTCACCGAAGAAGGTCGCATTCCGCTGCTGCGCGCCGTGATCGAGGCCGAGAAGGCCCGCCTGGAGGCCAAGGCGCCGCGCGGCTACCTGCCGATCGAGGGCATCGCCGCCTACGACAGCGCCGTGCAGAAGCTGCTGTTCGGCGAGGACTCGCCGCTGCTGGCCGAAGGCCGCGTGGTCACCACCCAGTCGCTGGGCGGCACCGGCGCGCTGAAGACCGGCGCCGACTTCCTCAAGCGCCTGCTGCCCGACGCCGTGGTGGCGATCAGCAATCCGAGCTGGGAGAACCACCGCGCGCTGTTCGAGTCCGCCGGCTTCCCGGTGCAGAACTACAGCTACTACGACGCCGCCAGCAACGGCCTGAACCTCGCCGGCATGCTCGCCGACCTGCGCGCGCTGCCGGCGCAGTCGATCATCGTGCTGCACGCCTGCTGCCACAACCCGACCGGCGTCGACCTGTCCGCCGACGACTGGAAGCAGGTGCTGGAAGTGGTCCGCGAGCGCAACCACGTGCCCTTCCTCGACATCGCCTACCAGGGCTTCGGCGACGGCATCGCCGAGGACGCCGAGGCGGTGCGCCTGTTCGCCGAATCCGGCCTGCAGTTCTTCGTCTCCAGCTCCTTCTCCAAGTCGTTCTCGCTGTACGGCGAGCGCGTCGGCGCGCTGTCCATCGTCACCGCCTCGAAGGACGAGGCCGGCCGCGTGCTGTCGCAGGTCAAGCGGGTGATCCGCACCAACTACTCCAACCCGCCGACCCACGGCGCCAGCGTGGTCGCCGCGGTGCTCAACAGCCCCGAACTGCGCGCCATGTGGGAAGAGGAACTGGGCGAGATGCGCCAGCGCATCCGCAGCCTGCGCAACGGCATGGTCGAGCAGCTGGCCGCCCTCGGCGCCAAGCGCGACTTCAGCTTCGTCGCCCGCCAGCGCGGCATGTTCTCCTACTCAGGCCTCACCGCCGATCAGGTCGAGCGTCTGAAGAACGAGTTCGGCATCTACGCCGTCAGCACCGGCCGCATCTGCGTCGCCGCGCTGAACAGCAAGAACCTCGAAGTGGTCACCCGCGCCATCGTCGAGGTGCTCTGATCCGGAAGGCGAAGTCGACACCGCAAGGGTGTTGACTTCGCCTTAGAAATCAGTAAGATACGCCTCGTTGTTCCGCGATAGCTCAGTCGGTAGAGCAAATGACTGTTAATCATTGGGTCCCTGGTTCGAGTCCAGGTCGCGGAGCCAGATTTCAAAGCCCCAGGTGAAAGCCTGGGGCTTTTTTATTGCCCGCCCTGCGCCATCCTCCACCCCGCCGCTGCCCCGCGGCAAGTTTCCCCGCCTGCACCAGCACGAATCTGGCCTAAGGTTTTAGCTACGCCCTGCCACCCGGCCAGGCGCCAGAGGGGGGACCGCAAGATGACCATTCGCACGCTCAAGCAATCCCAGGGCTACACCGGCCAGGCGCAGGACGAGCTGGAGGTGATCACCGACGGCGCCATCGTGGTCAGCTACAACACCGTGCGCGCCGACGGCGACGTGTGCTGGCGGCGCTACGATCAGGAAGACGACTGGCACGATCTGCCCTACACCTCGGCCGAGCTGCCGGCCAGCCACGAGCGCATCATCGAGTTCGTGCGCGACTACCTCGACCTCAACGAGGAGGACTGAGCCCCTCGCGCCGATCAGTCGTCCAGCGCCAAGGTACGCCACCAGTCGCGGGGAAAGCGCGCCTGCAATCCCAACTGGTTGACCCGCCACAGCTCGGCGAGCGCCTCGGTGGGCTCCACCAGTACCAGCAGCGTGCGCGCCGCCGAGGCGAACGGCGGCAGCAGCTCCGCCGGCACCCGCGCGGTGTCGTGGACCTGGCGGACCACGCGGGCGGCCTGCCAGGAGCCGTCGGGCAGTCGCAGGGCCAGCTCCTGCCCGGGCTGTGCGTAGGCCGCATGACGGGCCGGCAGATACACCCAGACCTGCTCCTGCTGACGCCGCTCGAGGGTCAGCAGCGGCAGGCCCGCCGCCACGCTCTCGCCGGCACCGACCTGGATGTCCAGCACCCGCCCCGCCTCCGGCGCCCGTACCTCGAGCCCGGCCAGCTGCTGCTCCAGCCAGCGCCGCTCCAGACGACGCTGCACGGCGGATGCCGGCTCCGGCGGATCCTGCCGCTGCTGGAACTGCAGCAACTCCAGACGACGCGCATCGCGCTCGCTCTCCAGGCGGAACAGCTCGCCCCGCGTCGCCGCCCCCAGCGCCAGCAGCCGGCGCGCCTCGCCCAGACGCTGCTCGGCATCCGCCAGGGCCTTGCCCAGCAGCTCGCGCTCGCTCGCCGGCGGGACCGCCGCCAGGCTTGCCCCAGAGTCCGCCAGCAGCGCCAGACGCTGGCGCCACTCGGGATTGTCAAGGCGCATCAGCAGCTGCCCCTCGGCCACCAGCTCGCCGGGCTCGATCAGGATCTCGCGGATCTGCGCCGCCGCGAAGGCCCGCACCTGCAGGCTGGGCACGTACAGCCGCGCCGGCGCCTCGATGCGAGCCAGGCTCAGCAACCAGTGGCCGACCAGCCACAACAGCGGGCTGGCCACCAACAGCAGCAGCAGGTACCAGCGCAGGCGGAAGGCCATGCGCTTGCCCGGCGCATACAGCACCTGCAGGCCCTGCTCTTCGGCGGGACGGGTTTCCTTGGGACTGTCGAAACGGACCTTCATGGGCGAATGCTCAACGGGGATAGTGGGACCAGGCCTGCCAGTCGATGCCGGCCAGCGCCACGGGCTGCAGCTGTGCCCGCCAGCGCTCGGCCAGATCCTGAAGTTCGGCGGCGCGGCGCCCGGCCAGGCTTTCCGTAGCCGGCAGCTGCGGCTCCACGCTCTGCGCCAGACGGAAGCGCAGCGCCGGCCAGCGCCGGGCGATGGTCGTGGCCAGCTCGGCGCTGCGCGCCGGATTGCTGGTGTAGATCATCAGGCTGACCTGGCTCACGCCCAGTTGCGGCAGGGCGCAGGGCACGCAGACCTCGCCGCTGCGCTCGACGAACCAGCGGGAATGGCTGGACAGCTCCAGCGGCCAATCGCTCGCCCGCGCAGCCAGCGCCAGGGTGTCCAGCCAGTCGCGCAGGCGTTGCTCGGGGACCGGCCAGCCCAGTTGCTCGACCTCCAGATCGAGATGCAGGGCGGCGAACGGCAGCCCGGCCAGCTCTTCCAGCAGGCGCTGCAGTGCGCCGCGCCCCACCGGCAGCAGCCAGTGCGGATCGCCGAGCAGCAGCACCGGCTGCATGCCGCGCCCACGGCTGTCCTGCAGCAGCCCGTGCAGCGCCTGGCGCAGGGCCGGCAGGCTGGCGACCTGCTCGGCGCTCAGGCCGATGTACAGACGCTGCATGCCGGCCCGCTGCAGCGCATCCAGTTCGTCACGCCGGCGTCGCGCATCGAGCAGCGCACCGCTGTCCCAGATGTACACACCCTGGCTCCAGCCAGCGGGGGCCGACGCGGCGCCCGACTGGTCCTGCCAGTGCGTCCGGCTCTCGCCCAGCAGGCTTGCCGCGGCGGGATCGTCCTCGACGAACAGCTGCAGCGCCGCCTCGCTCAGCCACAGCGCATGCCAGGCTGCGACCCTTTCCAGCAGCGCCTCGCCGTAGTCGAGATCGGCCACCTGCCGCGACAGGACGCCATCCTCGCCGTCCAGCAGGCTGCGCTGCAGGCGCTCGGCCTGGCGCAGACGCCGGCTGTCCAGACGCTCGCGCTGCCACTGCAGGTTCTCCAGTGCCTCGCGGTGCTCGCGCCAGGCTTGCAGCAGCTCCCGCCCCAGGGCATGGCGTTCGGCTTCCAGCGATGCCTGCGCCGCCCGATAGCGCGCTTCCTGCTCCTGGCGCTGCGCACGGCCGTAGTCCAGCACGTCGAAGGGCGCCGAGACGTCCAGGCTGACCGCCCAGTCACCCCCCTCTTCCGCCAGCCGGCTACGCCGCTCGAAGCCGCGCCCGAGGCTCACCGTGGATTCCAGTGCCGCATACCAGGGCAGCTCGCGCTGCTGCCCGGCCACCGCCAGCCGGCTCTGCCGCTCGGCGACTCGCGGGTGGCGCGCGAGCACCTGCTGCCACTGCGGCCAAGGCTGCGGACGGCTGGCGAGGGCGTCGGCTGTCGGGCGCGCGTCGACCGGCAGCGGCCGTCCGGCCAGCTCGCCGAGCCAGTCGCGGGCCAGGGCGCGATTGTCGTCGGCATCGGCACAGCGCCGCTCGAGGCGTCTCCAGCGCTCGCGCAGCAGCGCGGCCTCGGAGGCCAGCATCCAGCCGCTCGCGGTACGCGCCTCGAGAACCGACAGCGCCTCGCCGGCAGCCGGGCGAATGCCCCGGCACAGGGCGCGCTCCTCCTCGACCCGCCACCAGTCGGCGTAGGCGCTGCGCAGTTGCAGGCGCTGCTCGGCACGCAGCACGGCGAGGCGCAGGCGCTGCGCTTCCTCGCCGTGCAGGGCGGCCTGCACCTGGGCCAGCCGGCGATGCAGGCTGCCCAGCAGCGGGTGACGCACGCCCAGCGCCAGGCGCCGGCCACTGTAGTCGTCGCGCGCCCCCTCCTCGCCCAGCTCGCGATAGCTGCCGGCGCTGGCGCCGCCGAACAGCTGCCAACCGGCCTCGGCGCGCCGCTGCGCGGTCGCCGCCTGCAGGGCCTCCAGCTCAGCATCGCCCTGACGCAGGTCCGGCGCCCCGGCGGCCTGCGCCAGCAGCTCGGCCAGCGGCAACGGCTCGGCCCGCAGGGACAGCGCAGGCAGCAGGGTGACGAACAGCAGCAGAGTCGCGCGGATCATTCAGAACCTTTTGGCCTTCTTCAGCACCCACCAGGGCGCCATGCTGCTTTCCTCGTGGCCACGACGCAGCATCTCGTTGAGGGTGGCCACCGCGCTCCAGCAGCGCATGAGCAGCATGCACAGCGGGAAGATCAGCACCACCGGCAGCAGGCGCAGATCCTGGCGGGGCCGTTCGGAAACGGCCAGCAACAGCACCAGGTACAGCAGCAGGGTGCTGGCGAGATAGATCAGGTAGATCAGCCCGCCCAGCACCAGCAGCACAGGCCAGGGCAGCAGGAGCAGGCCGAACAGGCAGTAGCCGAGAATGATGAAGGGCAGCACCAGCTGGAAGAACAGGCCGCCGAACAGGGTCATCAGGAAGTTCGGCCAGCCCAGCAGGCGCGGCGACAGGCTGTGGCGGTGCTTGCGCACGTAGAGGAAGTACAGGTCGCCATCCCAGCGCAGGCGCTGCCGGAGCAGCTGCAGCAGGGTCACCGGCGCATCGGTGTGCCCGATCGCCCGCGGCTCGAAGGGAATGCGCAGGCCGTCGCGGGCGAAGTAGTTCTTGATGCGCAGGGTGATGTCCAGGTCTTCCGCAGTGTGGGTGTCCCAGCCGCCGATCTTGTCGAGCACGCTGCGGCGGAACGCGCCGAAGGCCCCGGAGATGTTGTTGACCAGGTTCCACTCGCCGAGGCCGACCTTGGCCAGGTGGATGGACAGCAGGTACTCGAGGGCCTGCACCGCGGTGACCCACGAGCTGCCGGCGTTGCGCACGCGCAGGCTGCCGGCCACCGCCGGCACGCGCGGATCGGCGAAGTGGCGGACCATGGCGCCGACCATGTCGTTGTCGAACGAGGTGTCGCCATCCAGGGCCATGACGATTTCCCCGGTGGCGTAGACCAGCCCGGCGTTCAGCGAGGAGACCCGGCCACCGCGCTGCCACTTGGCGATCGGCCGCAGCAGGCGGCGCGGATGGCGCAGGAGATCGACGCGGAATTCGCGGATGGCGCGCAGGGTCTCCTGGTTCACCGCAGCCCCGTCGACCACCGGAATCATCTCGATATCGCCGGGGTAGACCTGCTCGCACAGGCTTTCCAGGGTCTTGCGCACATCCCGGCCTTCGCTGTAGCAGGTGATGATGCAGGAGACCCGCGGGCGATAGCTGCCCGAGTGCGGCTGAAGGAAGCGCTGGCGGGTGAACCAGCGCAGCACCCCGAGCAGGACCAGCAGGTTGAGCGGCACCTCGAGCAGCAAAAAGGCCGGGAACAGGCTGACCAGCAGCGCCGTCGCACCCCCCTCCCTGGCAACTTCCGCATACAGGCCGAAGGCTACGGCCATGACGTCATCCATGACTCAGAGCAGTTCCCCCGCCAGTCGCGCCATCAGCAGCCGCCCGTCTTCCTGATCGAGCAGATCCTGCGGTGCAGTGAAACCCACGGTGCGCGGTTCGATGCCATGCGTGGCCAGCTCGGCGAGCTGCGCGCAGGAGCCGGCCAGGCGCTGCTGCAGGCTGGCCAGCCCTTCCTCGCCGGTGTGCGGCAGCAGCAACCAGAGCTGGTCTTCGCTGCTGCGGGTGCAACGGTCGGTCTCGCGCACCATCTCCACCAGACGCTCGACCAGGCTGTCGACCAGCGCATGCGCCTGGCGCTCGCCGAGCACTTCCAGGGTTCCGGTCAGATTGACCAGACGCAGGCCGAGCAGCGAGAAGGCCGGGCCGCCATAGCGGCGCACCAGCTCGATCTGCCAGCTGAGCAGTTCGGCGAACTCCTTGGTGCCGCGCAGGTTGAGCCGGGAGAAGGCCGCATCCACGTCGCTCTCCTGCAAGCCCTGGCGACAACGCAGACGTCCGGCCTCGGCCAGGCGATGATACCGGACCTCGCGCACCCGCAGCTTTTCCGGGGCGTGCACCTGGCCGCAGTCCAGGCAGCGTGCCTCCACCGCCGCGTCGATGAAGAATGCCTGACAACTGCGGCAGCTGTAGTTCTCCAGCGGACGATCGTAGTCGCTGCCGATGTGACGCAGCCGCGTCAGGCAATTGGGGCAGAGCAACTGGCCGTCCTTGAGGAACTGCTCCTGCGGCCCGACGTTGCCGCAGGTGAAGCAGTGCAGCGACGGCTGCCGCGCGATGTCCAGCGCCCGGCACTCGGGGCAGACATCCACGTAGTTGAGCCGCCCGGAACCGCAGCCGGTGCACAGGCGCAGGCGATCGACCAGCTCGCCGCTCTCCAGCCAGCCGCGTTGCACCATCATCTGCAACCAGACCGCGACGTTGACCTCGTCGTGATCGGCCAGGACCTCGATCAGCGGATAGCGGTAGTGCTGGGGCACCGAGGTGTCACGCAGCACGCGGATCTCCGCCTGCGGGCGCAGCCACAGCCAGGCCAGCACCCGGCTGTCGAAGTGCTCCGGCGCGATGCCACGGTTGAACAGCGCCAGGCGCTCCTGCCACTGCCGCCACGGCAGGATCAACGCCGCGGTGCCCGATGGTGGCAGACCGTCGCCCAGGGCACGGCACCAGTCATCCTGATCGCGGCAGCAGTAGATCGGGATGAAGCGGTAGGCCTCCAGGCGGCGCAGACGGAAAAGCAACGGCCCGGCCTCGGCTGCAGGGCAGTCGAGCAGCAGCACGTCCCAGTGGTCGCAGGCCAGCAGCTCGTCCAGGTCGCTGAAGTACTCGAAGTCCGGATAACGCTGCTCCAGCAGGCCCGGCGCGGCCAGCACGGCACCCCGCGGCGTGTCGCTGCGCTGGCTGGATTGGGACTTCGCTTGAGTGATGAATGTCACGGCTGGCTCGGCTTGAAAGAGTGGTTCGTCGAACGGCGGGTGGAACGGATGTCGGCGCCCGGCCGTCGCGAGTTCCGCGTGGCTTCCGGCGAGTGCGTCAACGAACTGCTCTCGCCATGGAGCGAATTCGCCATATTTTCGTCGAAACACGTCATAAAACCAACAACAATCCTCTTGCGCCAGATTTCCGTCCAGGGCTTGTGCGACGGCAGATCGTTACCGACTGCGGCGAGCCGGCGGGCAACACCCTCGCCGCGCAGTCAGGCCTCAGCGCCAGCCCGCCCGCGCGAGCAACGCCGGCAGCACCGCCCCCGCCGCACCGACCAGGGCGCATTCGCGCGCGGCGGTCGGCGGCATGGCCTGCGGGTTGATGTGGACGACCGTAGCTCCGGCCTGCAGGGCCAGACCGGGAATCCGCGCCGCCGGCCAGACCACGCCCGAGGTGCCGACCGACAGCAGCAGGTCGCACGCCTCGGCAGCGGCACAGGCCTGGCGCAGCGCCTGCTCCGGCAGCTCCTCGCCGAACCACACCACGCCCGGGCGCACCCACCCGCCACAGTGCGGGCAGCGCGGTGGCTCGAGGCGCCGGCCCTCGGCCGGCTCGGCGGGAGCATCGCTCAGCCCGGCGAACGGCCGCGCACAGTCGAAGCAGCGCGGCGCGTGCAGGCTGCCGTGCAGATGGATGACCGCCGTGCTGCCGGCGCGCTCGTGCAGGTCGTCGACGTTCTGGGTCACCAGGGTCAGCTTCGGCACATGGCGGGCCAGCGCGGCGATGGCGACATGCGCCGGATTGGGCTGCGCCGCCAGCACCCGCGCCCGCCGCCACTCGTACCAGCCCCAGACCAGCGCCGGATCGCGGCGGAACGCCTCGGGCGTGACCAGCTCGGCCGGATCGAAGCGCTGCCACAGGCCGGTCAGCGCATCGCGGAAGGTCGGGATGCCGCTTTCCGCCGACACCCCGGCGCCGGTGAAGACCATCAGGTGCCGGGCCCCGCGCAGGGCCTCGGCGACGCTTGGCAGATCGTTCATGGGGACTGGTTCTCCAGGGCGATGGCCGGCGGCCGACGGCTCAGCCGAACAGACGGGCGAAGAAGCCCTTCGGCCGCGGCCGCAGCGTGCCGGCCAGGGCGACCTTGACGGTTTCGGCGTAGTCGGCGTCGTCACGCTTGATGTGGTTGATCAGCCAGGCGCGCAGCGTGGTGAGCAACTGGCGAGAGACATCCTCGCCCAGGTCGAAGCGGTACTGGAAGTCCGCGATCTTGCGATTGAACAGTTCGTGAACCTTCTTGTGCGCATGATGGAAGGGATAGCCGGCCTGCTCCTGCAGATCCTCCTCGAAGGCGAAGTGCGACATGGTGTACTCCACCAGTTGTTCGAGGACTTCGCCGACCTCCGCGCGGTTCTGGTTGTCGATGGCCTGATGCAGGTCGTTGATGTACTCGACGATGCGCAGGTGCTGGTTGTCGATGACCTCGATGCCAAGTTCCAGGTCACTGGTCCATTTCATGTAGCTCATAGGTCCGTCCATGGTGCTAGGTATGCACGACATTCTGACACCCAATGGCGAACAAGACCGGAACCAGTGCCGGAAAGTCAGAAAACCGTCCGACCCGTCCTGCGGGATTCCGCCCCGGCACTCCGGAACGGAACCCCGCCACCGTCAGCGATCGCTCAGTGCCTCGACCAGGCCGCTGCGCCGCTCCACCTGGCGGCTCACCGCCTCGTCGAACACCCCGCCGCGGCTCTCGATCAGGCTGAACCAGTGCCGGGCGCGGGTGATACCGGTGTAGACCAGCTCCTTGGTCAGCACCGGATTGAGCGTGTCGGGCAGGATCAGCGCGGTATGGGCGAACTCCGAGCCCTGCGACTTGTGCACGGTCATGGCGAACACCGTCTCTACCGCGCTGAGGCGGCTGGGCAGGATGTAGCGCAGCCCGCCGCTGCCGTCGTTGCGCGGGAACACCACGCGCAGCACGCTGCGCGCCGCCTCGCCCGGCCGCTCGGCCGGCTCGGGCAGGCGCAGGGCGATGCCGATGTCGCCGTTCATCAGCCCCAGGCTGTAGTCGTTGCGGGTCACCAGCACCGGGCGGCCCTCGTACCAGCCCTGGTCGCCCTCCAGCAGCCCGCGCCGCTGCAGGGCGCCGGCGATGCGCGGGTTGAGCCCCTCCACGCCCCACGGCCCCTTGCGCACGGCGCAGAGCAGCTGGAACTCGTCGAAGGCGACCAGCACGCGCCGGGCCCAATCCGTCCACGCGGCGGAGTCCGGCGCGCACTCGGCCTCCGGGCGGGTGTCGCGCAACACCGTCAGGTAGTGGGCGTAGCCCTGCGGTCGACCGCACGCCGCGGCCGGCAGGCCGTCGAGCAGCAGGCGCTCCAGCGCCGCATCCTGCTCGCCGCGCAGGCGCAGCACGTGCAGATCGGCGCCGCCCTCGGCGAGGATGCTCCGCGCCAGCGCCGGATCGCGGGCGTTGACCGCGCGCGCCAGGCGACCGATGCCCGAACCGCTGCCGAAGCGCCGCGAGTGGCGCAGCATCACGGTGCGCTGGGCCAGCGGCTGGCGTTCGGCATCGCCTTGGCGCAGCGCCGGATCGGCAAGCGTCTCGCCGCCGATCTCCTCCAGCCATGCACGGGTCTCGGCGCTGTAGAAGCCGCCCTCGGCGTCGCGGCACAGGTCACCGAGCAAGGCGCCGGCCTCCACCGAGGCCAGCTGGTCCTTGTCGCCGAGCAGGACCAGCCGGGCATGGCGCGGCAGGGCGGCGAGCAGACAGGCCATCATCTCCAGATCGATCATCGACGCCTCGTCGACCACCAGCACGTCAAGCGGCAGCGGGTTGCCGGCGTGGTGGCGGAAGTGGCGGCTGTCCGGCAGGCTGCCGAGCAGACGGTGCAGCGTGGTGACTTCGCTGGGGATCTGCTCGCGCACCTGGTCCGCCACCGGCAGCGAGGCGACCTGCGCGCCGATCGACTCGGTGAGGCGCGCGGCAGCCTTGCCGGTGGGCGCGGCGAGGCGGATGCGCAGCGGCTGGCCGGCATCCAGCGCCGGCTCCTGCAGCAGCGCCAGCAGGCGCACCACCGTGGTGGTCTTGCCGGTGCCGGGGCCGCCGGTGATCAGGCTGAAGCTGCCGCGCGCGGCCAGCGCGCAGGCCAGCTTCTGCCAGTCGGTGAGGCGCTCGCCGTCCCGCACCAGCGCTTCGGGGAACAGCCGGGCCAGGCGCGCCGGCAGCTCGGCCGGCAACGCCGGCGCGTCCTGCAGGCGCGCGCCTATGGCTGCCGCCACCGCGCGCTCGTAGTTCCAGTAGCGACGCAGGTACAGGCGTTCGCCCTGCAGCACCAGCGGCGCCTCCTCCGCCACACCATCGACCGCCACCAGGCGGCTGCCGCGCAGGGCCGCCAGCCAGTCGGCGAGCGTCACCCCGGCGAGGATGGCGGAAGGCAGCTGGGTGGCGCGGGCGGCGTCCTCGCCCTCGGGCGGCAGGGACAGGGCGAAGTCCGGACTGGCCAGGGTCGCCGCCAGGTCCAGGCAGACGTGACCATGGCCGAGCTGGTGGCTGGCCAGCGCGGCGGCGAGCAGCGCCAGCGGC harbors:
- the uvrB gene encoding excinuclease ABC subunit UvrB is translated as MSRFKLVTRFKPAGDQPEAIRQMVEGLEAGLSHQTLLGVTGSGKTFSIANVIARVQRPTLILAPNKTLAAQLYGEFRSFFPDNAVEYFVSYYDYYQPEAYVPSSDTYIEKDASINDHIEQMRLSATKALLERPDAIIVATVSSIYGLGDPASYLKMVLHVDRGDHLDQRALLRRLAELQYTRNDMDFARATFRVRGDVIDIFPAESELEAIRIELFDDEVESIAAFDPLTGEVIRKLPRFTFYPKSHYVTPRETLLEAVEQIKVELKDRLEYLRTHDKLVEAQRLEQRTRFDLEMILELGYCNGIENYSRYLSGRAPGEAPPTLYDYLPDNALLVIDESHVTVPQVGAMFKGDRSRKETLVEYGFRLPSALDNRPLRFEEWEAISPQTIFVSATPGPYEGEHAGRVIEQVVRPTGLVDPQLEVRPATTQVDDLLSEIRKCVAAGERVLVTTLTKRMAEDLTDYLGDHDVKVRYLHSDIDTVERVEIIRDLRTGAFDVLVGINLLREGLDMPEVSLVAILDADKEGFLRSERSLIQTIGRAARNLNGRAILYADHVTGSMQRAIDETERRRAKQIAFNEAHGIVPQGVKKDVQDILEGAVVPGARSRKRGAAAKAAEESARYEAALNSPSEITKRIRLLEEKMFQLARDLEFEAAAQLRDEIQKLRERLLAL
- a CDS encoding amino acid aminotransferase, whose protein sequence is MSLFSAVEMAPRDPILGLNEAFNADTRPGKINLGVGVYFTEEGRIPLLRAVIEAEKARLEAKAPRGYLPIEGIAAYDSAVQKLLFGEDSPLLAEGRVVTTQSLGGTGALKTGADFLKRLLPDAVVAISNPSWENHRALFESAGFPVQNYSYYDAASNGLNLAGMLADLRALPAQSIIVLHACCHNPTGVDLSADDWKQVLEVVRERNHVPFLDIAYQGFGDGIAEDAEAVRLFAESGLQFFVSSSFSKSFSLYGERVGALSIVTASKDEAGRVLSQVKRVIRTNYSNPPTHGASVVAAVLNSPELRAMWEEELGEMRQRIRSLRNGMVEQLAALGAKRDFSFVARQRGMFSYSGLTADQVERLKNEFGIYAVSTGRICVAALNSKNLEVVTRAIVEVL
- a CDS encoding efflux RND transporter periplasmic adaptor subunit gives rise to the protein MKVRFDSPKETRPAEEQGLQVLYAPGKRMAFRLRWYLLLLLVASPLLWLVGHWLLSLARIEAPARLYVPSLQVRAFAAAQIREILIEPGELVAEGQLLMRLDNPEWRQRLALLADSGASLAAVPPASERELLGKALADAEQRLGEARRLLALGAATRGELFRLESERDARRLELLQFQQRQDPPEPASAVQRRLERRWLEQQLAGLEVRAPEAGRVLDIQVGAGESVAAGLPLLTLERRQQEQVWVYLPARHAAYAQPGQELALRLPDGSWQAARVVRQVHDTARVPAELLPPFASAARTLLVLVEPTEALAELWRVNQLGLQARFPRDWWRTLALDD
- a CDS encoding TolC family protein produces the protein MIRATLLLFVTLLPALSLRAEPLPLAELLAQAAGAPDLRQGDAELEALQAATAQRRAEAGWQLFGGASAGSYRELGEEGARDDYSGRRLALGVRHPLLGSLHRRLAQVQAALHGEEAQRLRLAVLRAEQRLQLRSAYADWWRVEEERALCRGIRPAAGEALSVLEARTASGWMLASEAALLRERWRRLERRCADADDNRALARDWLGELAGRPLPVDARPTADALASRPQPWPQWQQVLARHPRVAERQSRLAVAGQQRELPWYAALESTVSLGRGFERRSRLAEEGGDWAVSLDVSAPFDVLDYGRAQRQEQEARYRAAQASLEAERHALGRELLQAWREHREALENLQWQRERLDSRRLRQAERLQRSLLDGEDGVLSRQVADLDYGEALLERVAAWHALWLSEAALQLFVEDDPAAASLLGESRTHWQDQSGAASAPAGWSQGVYIWDSGALLDARRRRDELDALQRAGMQRLYIGLSAEQVASLPALRQALHGLLQDSRGRGMQPVLLLGDPHWLLPVGRGALQRLLEELAGLPFAALHLDLEVEQLGWPVPEQRLRDWLDTLALAARASDWPLELSSHSRWFVERSGEVCVPCALPQLGVSQVSLMIYTSNPARSAELATTIARRWPALRFRLAQSVEPQLPATESLAGRRAAELQDLAERWRAQLQPVALAGIDWQAWSHYPR
- a CDS encoding glycosyltransferase family 2 protein, translating into MAVAFGLYAEVAREGGATALLVSLFPAFLLLEVPLNLLVLLGVLRWFTRQRFLQPHSGSYRPRVSCIITCYSEGRDVRKTLESLCEQVYPGDIEMIPVVDGAAVNQETLRAIREFRVDLLRHPRRLLRPIAKWQRGGRVSSLNAGLVYATGEIVMALDGDTSFDNDMVGAMVRHFADPRVPAVAGSLRVRNAGSSWVTAVQALEYLLSIHLAKVGLGEWNLVNNISGAFGAFRRSVLDKIGGWDTHTAEDLDITLRIKNYFARDGLRIPFEPRAIGHTDAPVTLLQLLRQRLRWDGDLYFLYVRKHRHSLSPRLLGWPNFLMTLFGGLFFQLVLPFIILGYCLFGLLLLPWPVLLVLGGLIYLIYLASTLLLYLVLLLAVSERPRQDLRLLPVVLIFPLCMLLMRCWSAVATLNEMLRRGHEESSMAPWWVLKKAKRF